A window of Macrotis lagotis isolate mMagLag1 chromosome X, bilby.v1.9.chrom.fasta, whole genome shotgun sequence contains these coding sequences:
- the LOC141502523 gene encoding LOW QUALITY PROTEIN: serpin B6-like (The sequence of the model RefSeq protein was modified relative to this genomic sequence to represent the inferred CDS: inserted 1 base in 1 codon) has product MGAELSRPQLPASRRAMMNALSAANNTFALNLFKNICEEDSSRNVFYSPMSLSCALAMILDGAKGNTAAQIQQVLSLSKDADVHQSFQSFLTEANRSGNPCLLRIANRLFGEKTYDFIASFKESCQKFYHSNMGELDFANAPEEARKHINKWVEEKTEGKIAELLTNDSINPMTTLVLVNAIYFKGNWEKQFDKCKTTEKMFKISKEKQKPVQMMFMKSTFSMTYIGEVFTKILVLPYVGKQMDMIILLPDEHIDLNMLEKGLTHKNLEDWINPEMMDENEIEVFLPRFKLEENLDMEFILRKLGMSDAFDGGMADFSGMSARNDLFLSKVVHKAYVEVNEEGTEAACATAAVMMTRCARITPRVMIDHPFLFLIRENXLKKYIVLGKSDLSIKRSFTHDVFFTLMLFTFLPRF; this is encoded by the exons ATGGGGGCAGAACTCAGTCGCCCCCAGCTGCCGGCCTCCAG GCGTGCAATGATGAATGCACTCTCTGCAGCAAACAACACCTTTGCCttgaacctttttaaaaatatttgtgaagaAGATAGTTCACGGAATGTGTTTTATTCTCCGATGAGCCTCTCCTGTGCCCTGGCCATGATCTTAGATGGAGCTAAGGGAAATACTGCTGCACAAATACAACAG GTTCTTTCTTTAAGTAAAGATGCAGATGTCCACCAAagtttccagtcttttctgacAGAAGCTAATAGATCTGGCAATCCATGCCTACTAAGAATTGCCAACCGACTCTTTGGAGAAAAGACTTATGATTTTATTGCA TCTTTCAAAGAATCCTGCCAGAAATTTTACCATTCAAATATGGGAGAACTGGACTTTGCTAATGCTCCAGAGGAAGCAAGAAAGCATATAAATAAGTGGGTTGAAGAAAAGACAGAAG GTAAGATTGCAGAACTGCTAACTAATGATTCCATTAATCCAATGACCACTCTGGTACTTGTGAATGCCATCTATTTCAAAGGAAATTGGGAAAAACAGTTTGACAAATGCAAAACAACTGAAAAGATGTTCAAAATCAGCAAG GAGAAACAGAAACCAGTACAAATGATGTTTATGAAGTCTACATTTAGCATGACCTATATAGGAGAAGTGTTTACCAAGATTCTTGTTCTGCCTTATGTTGGAAAACAAATGGACATGATCATTTTGCTTCCAGATGAACACATTGATCTAAATATG ttgGAAAAAGGACTTACTCATAAGAATTTAGAAGATTGGATAAATCCTGAGATGATGGATGAAAATGAGATTGAAGTTTTCCTTCCCAGATTTAAATTGGAGGAGAATTTAGACATGGAATTCATTCTTCGAAAATTGGGGATGTCAGATGCCTTTGATGGAGGCATGGCTGACTTTTCTGGGATGTCAGCCAGGAATGACCTGTTTTTATCCAAGGTTGTACACAAGGCATACGTGGAAGTTAATGAAGAAGGCACGGAAGCAGCTTGTGCTACTGCAGCAGTTATGATGACTCGATGTGCAAGAATTACTCCACGAGTCATGATTGAccatcctttcctttttcttatccgAGAAA AGCtcaaaaaatatattgttttggGGAAGAGTGACCTGTCCATAAAGAGGTCATTTACTCATGATGTATTCTTTACCCTCATGCTATTTACTTTTTTACCTAGATTTTGA